One Oreochromis niloticus isolate F11D_XX unplaced genomic scaffold, O_niloticus_UMD_NMBU tig00007872_pilon, whole genome shotgun sequence genomic window carries:
- the LOC109198358 gene encoding uncharacterized protein LOC109198358: MDSGDGEINGANQNVQLRFRPLLHLVERFEHYAAVGPEMSLLRDTIMRGLFNEFSLETAIEIFYNTLGLGNIDDIARVDLALQAAGIGLNPAVGAEGPWDNEALPVPAADMENNLAGLAEDHWDHQGLHLPAVNVDINLPREEDQFADDMWWVWESDIDSGAENESDLESESEDEVPELIPVIPEPQESGSPPREGADESDLFGSRRRQREENNNGDSNEMNRKRLRSLNSGNEPSDTTSESEDNENEDTVSSPSTSADTEAGQKKRKRDDDDEDNGRDKKMCKK; the protein is encoded by the exons atggATAGCGGAGACGGTGAGATCAACGGCGCTAACCAAA ATGTGCAGCTAAGATTTCGCCCGCTGCTCCATTTAGTGGAGCGCTTTGAACATTACGCTGCAGTAGGTCCAGAGATGAGTTTGCTCCGGGATACTATCATGCGTGGGTTGTTCAATGAGTTCAGCCTGGAAACTGCGATTGAAATTTTTTATAATACTCTGGGGCTTGGAAATATTGATGATATTGCACGAGTGGACCTAGCTCTGCAAGCAGCTGGCATAGGATTAAATCCAGCAGTAGGAGCAGAAGGTCCCTGGGACAATGAAGCACTACCTGTTCCAGCAGCTGACATGGAAAACAACCTGGCCGGTTTAGCTGAAGATCACTGGGACCATCAAGGTCTTCATCTACCGGCAGTAAATGTGGACATTAATCTGCCCCGGGAAGAAGatcagtttgctgatgacatgtGGTGGGTCTGGGAAAGTGACATTGATTCTGGCGCTGAAAATGAAAGCGACCTTGAAAGCGAATCTGAGGATGAGGTCCCAGAGTTAATACCTGTCATCCCAGAACCTCAAGAATCCGGGAGCCCTCCAAGAGAGGGAGCTGATGAAAGCGATCTCTTTGGCTCCAGGAGGCGCCAAAGAGAGGAAAATAATAATGGCGACAGTAACGAGATGAACAGGAAGCGATTGAGGAGCCTCAACTCAGGCAACGAACCGTCAGACACCACCTCCGAAAGTGAGGataatgaaaatgaagacaCGGTGTCATCACCCTCTACTTCAGCTGACACAGAAGCAggacagaagaagagaaaacgggatgatgatgatgaggacaatggaagagacaaaaaaatgtgtaaaaagtaa